A stretch of the Agelaius phoeniceus isolate bAgePho1 chromosome 1, bAgePho1.hap1, whole genome shotgun sequence genome encodes the following:
- the FBXL2 gene encoding F-box/LRR-repeat protein 2 isoform X2: protein MGAQKSLTVCLLFCSTCYSLSRFCSKLKHLDLTSCVAITNSSLKGLSEGCRNLEHLNLSWCDQITKDGIEALVKGCSGLKALFLRGCTQLEDEALKHIQNHCHELVILNLQSCTQISDEGIVKICRGCHRLQSLCVSGCSNLTDASLTALGLNCPRLKILEAARCSHLTDAGFTLLARNCHELEKMDLEECVLITDSTLIQLSIHCPKLQALSLSHCELITDDGILHLSNSTCGHERLQVLELDNCLLITDVTLEHLENCHNLERIELYDCQQVTRAGIKRIRAHLPHVKVHAYFAPVTPPPSVGGSGQRLCRCCIIL, encoded by the exons ATGGGTGCACAAAAATCACTGACAG TGTGTCTGCTGTTTTGCAGCACGTGTTACAGTCTTAGCAGATTCTGTTCCAAGCTGAAACATCTGGATCTGACATCCTGCGTAGCCATCACAAACAGTTCTTTAAAAGGCTTAAG TGAGGGTTGCAGAAATCTGGAACATTTGAATCTTTCCTGGTGTGATCAGATTACGAAGGATGGTATTGAAGCACTGGTGAAAGGGTGTAGTGGACTAAAAGCTCTATTTCTTAGAGGTTGCACACAG TTAGAAGATGAAGCATTGAAACACATTCAAAATCACTGTCATGAGCTTGTAATCCTGAATTTGCAATCGTGTACA CAAATTTCAGATGAAGGCATTGTGAAAATCTGTAGAGGATGCCACAGACTGCAGTCACTCTGTGTTTCAGGCTGTAGCAACCTGACAGATGCTTCTCTCACAGCACTTGGTCTGAACTGTCCAAGGCTGAA GATTCTGGAAGCTGCAAGATGTTCACATCTCACAGATGCTGGGTTTACCCTTCTCGCACGG AATTGCCATGAGCTGGAGAAGATGGACTTGGAAGAGTGTGTTTTG ATAACTGACAGCACATTGATACAACTTTCCATACACTGTCCTAAGCTTCAAGCATTG aGCTTATCTCACTGTGAACTGATCACTGATGATGGGATTCTTCATCTGAGCAACAGCACGTGTGGGCACGAgaggctgcaggtgctggagctCGATAACTGTCTCCTCATCACGGACGTGACTCTGGAGCACCTGGAGAACTGCCACAACCTGGAGAGAATCGAGCTGTACGACTGTCAGCAGGTCACACGAGCTGGCATCAAACGGATCAGA GCTCATCTACCTCACGTGAAAGTTCATGCTTACTTTGCTCCAGTGACTCCCCCTCCGTCGGTCGGAGGGAGCGGACAGCGCCTCTGCAGATGCTGTATTATCCTCTGA
- the FBXL2 gene encoding F-box/LRR-repeat protein 2 isoform X1, with amino-acid sequence MVFSNNDEALINKKLPKELLLRIFSFLDIVTLCRCAQVSKAWNVLALDGSNWQRIDLFNFQTDIEGRVVENISKRCGGFLRQLSLRGCLGVGDSSLKTFAQNCRNIEHLNLNGCTKITDSTCYSLSRFCSKLKHLDLTSCVAITNSSLKGLSEGCRNLEHLNLSWCDQITKDGIEALVKGCSGLKALFLRGCTQLEDEALKHIQNHCHELVILNLQSCTQISDEGIVKICRGCHRLQSLCVSGCSNLTDASLTALGLNCPRLKILEAARCSHLTDAGFTLLARNCHELEKMDLEECVLITDSTLIQLSIHCPKLQALSLSHCELITDDGILHLSNSTCGHERLQVLELDNCLLITDVTLEHLENCHNLERIELYDCQQVTRAGIKRIRAHLPHVKVHAYFAPVTPPPSVGGSGQRLCRCCIIL; translated from the exons GTTTTCTCAAATAATGATGAAGCCCTTATTAACAAAAAACTACCCAAAGAACTTCTGTTAAG aatattttctttcttggaCATAGTTACTTTGTGTCGCTGTGCACAAGTTTCCAAG GCATGGAATGTTTTAGCTCTGGATGGAAGCAACTGGCAAAGAATAGACCTCTTTAACTTCCAAACGGATATAGAG GGTCGTGTTGTGGAAAATATATCAAAAAGGTGTGGTGGGTTCCTGAGACAGCTTAGTCTGAGAGGATGTCTTGGTGTCGGAGACTCCTCTTTAAA GACCTTTGCACAGAACTGCAGAAACATCGAACACTTAAATCTGAATGGGTGCACAAAAATCACTGACAG CACGTGTTACAGTCTTAGCAGATTCTGTTCCAAGCTGAAACATCTGGATCTGACATCCTGCGTAGCCATCACAAACAGTTCTTTAAAAGGCTTAAG TGAGGGTTGCAGAAATCTGGAACATTTGAATCTTTCCTGGTGTGATCAGATTACGAAGGATGGTATTGAAGCACTGGTGAAAGGGTGTAGTGGACTAAAAGCTCTATTTCTTAGAGGTTGCACACAG TTAGAAGATGAAGCATTGAAACACATTCAAAATCACTGTCATGAGCTTGTAATCCTGAATTTGCAATCGTGTACA CAAATTTCAGATGAAGGCATTGTGAAAATCTGTAGAGGATGCCACAGACTGCAGTCACTCTGTGTTTCAGGCTGTAGCAACCTGACAGATGCTTCTCTCACAGCACTTGGTCTGAACTGTCCAAGGCTGAA GATTCTGGAAGCTGCAAGATGTTCACATCTCACAGATGCTGGGTTTACCCTTCTCGCACGG AATTGCCATGAGCTGGAGAAGATGGACTTGGAAGAGTGTGTTTTG ATAACTGACAGCACATTGATACAACTTTCCATACACTGTCCTAAGCTTCAAGCATTG aGCTTATCTCACTGTGAACTGATCACTGATGATGGGATTCTTCATCTGAGCAACAGCACGTGTGGGCACGAgaggctgcaggtgctggagctCGATAACTGTCTCCTCATCACGGACGTGACTCTGGAGCACCTGGAGAACTGCCACAACCTGGAGAGAATCGAGCTGTACGACTGTCAGCAGGTCACACGAGCTGGCATCAAACGGATCAGA GCTCATCTACCTCACGTGAAAGTTCATGCTTACTTTGCTCCAGTGACTCCCCCTCCGTCGGTCGGAGGGAGCGGACAGCGCCTCTGCAGATGCTGTATTATCCTCTGA